In Trifolium pratense cultivar HEN17-A07 linkage group LG7, ARS_RC_1.1, whole genome shotgun sequence, a genomic segment contains:
- the LOC123897127 gene encoding uncharacterized protein LOC123897127 isoform X5 — MDHQNVGHHQVDQNLRPIVEPYLPQNPHFNQAVPLIGQNLMPIIVYQPYHIPLAVPLIGQNLMPIIVYQPYHIPLAVPLIGQNLMPIIVYQPYHIPLAESQNLNPMAQPYFPQPYHIPLAESQNLNPMAQPYLGSENIPGPSHAQTQAGPSQPQNEKPRGLPHVPAGRDYVIKPGHMFSKRYEDLFPEQYKDCANCRPNNNHFSFRANLVQPEDICVRCLVAVGHWSKDLYADYIDVKKQNSAFSAHSKITYKTELCKFHPNCNEGVDCVNAHGEADRRVNQLELNPHVLAAVMSVVEDDNPE; from the exons ATGGATCATCAGAATGTAGGTCATCATCAGGTAGACCAGAACCTTAGGCCTATAGTGGAGCCATACCTCCCCCAAAATCCTCACTTTAATCAAG CTGTTCCGTTGATTGGCCAAAATCTGATGCCAATAATAGTCTATCAGCCATATCATATTCCTTTGG CTGTTCCGTTGATTGGCCAAAATCTGATGCCAATAATAGTCTATCAGCCATATCATATTCCTTTGG CTGTTCCATTGATTGGCCAAAATCTGATGCCAATAATAGTCTATCAGCCATATCATATTCCTTTAG CAGAATCTCAGAATTTAAATCCTATGGCCCAACCGTACTTTCCACAACCATATCATATTCCTTTAG CAGAATCTCAGAATTTAAATCCTATGGCCCAACCCTACTTAGGATCTGAGAACATACCGGGACCCTCTCATGCCCAAACTCAAGCTGGACCGTCACAACCTCAAAATGAGAAGCCAAGAGGCTTACCTCACGTACCTGCAG GAAGAGACTATGTGATCAAGCCTGGTCATATGTTCTCAAAACGTTACGAAGATTTGTTTCCAGAACAGTACAAAGATTGTGCTAACTGTAGGCCAAACAACAATCATTTTTCGTTTCGTGCAAATTTGGTGCAGCCGGAGGACATTTGCGTTCGGTGTTTAGTTGCTGTTGGGCACTGGTCCAAAGACCTATATGCTGATTATATTGATGTGAAGAAACAAAATAGTGCTTTCTCAGCCCATTCGAAG ATTACATACAAAACAGAGTTATGTAAGTTTCATCCCAACTGCAATGAAGGTGTTGATTGTGTAAATGCTCATGGGGAAGCTGATAGAAGAGTGAATCAGCTTGAGCTTAATCCACATGTGCTTGCTGCTGTAATGAGTGTTGTGGAGGATGACAATCCTGAGTAA
- the LOC123897127 gene encoding uncharacterized protein LOC123897127 isoform X9 has translation MDHQNVGHHQVDQNLRPIVEPYLPQNPHFNQAVPLIGQNLMPIIVYQPYHIPLAVPLIGQNLMPIIVYQPYHIPLAVPLIGQNLMPIIVYQPYHIPLESQNLNPMAQPYFPQPYHIPLESQNLNPMAQPYLGSENIPGPSHAQTQAGPSQPQNEKPRGLPHVPAGRDYVIKPGHMFSKRYEDLFPEQYKDCANCRPNNNHFSFRANLVQPEDICVRCLVAVGHWSKDLYADYIDVKKQNSAFSAHSKITYKTELCKFHPNCNEGVDCVNAHGEADRRVNQLELNPHVLAAVMSVVEDDNPE, from the exons ATGGATCATCAGAATGTAGGTCATCATCAGGTAGACCAGAACCTTAGGCCTATAGTGGAGCCATACCTCCCCCAAAATCCTCACTTTAATCAAG CTGTTCCGTTGATTGGCCAAAATCTGATGCCAATAATAGTCTATCAGCCATATCATATTCCTTTGG CTGTTCCGTTGATTGGCCAAAATCTGATGCCAATAATAGTCTATCAGCCATATCATATTCCTTTGG CTGTTCCATTGATTGGCCAAAATCTGATGCCAATAATAGTCTATCAGCCATATCATATTCCTTTAG AATCTCAGAATTTAAATCCTATGGCCCAACCGTACTTTCCACAACCATATCATATTCCTTTAG AATCTCAGAATTTAAATCCTATGGCCCAACCCTACTTAGGATCTGAGAACATACCGGGACCCTCTCATGCCCAAACTCAAGCTGGACCGTCACAACCTCAAAATGAGAAGCCAAGAGGCTTACCTCACGTACCTGCAG GAAGAGACTATGTGATCAAGCCTGGTCATATGTTCTCAAAACGTTACGAAGATTTGTTTCCAGAACAGTACAAAGATTGTGCTAACTGTAGGCCAAACAACAATCATTTTTCGTTTCGTGCAAATTTGGTGCAGCCGGAGGACATTTGCGTTCGGTGTTTAGTTGCTGTTGGGCACTGGTCCAAAGACCTATATGCTGATTATATTGATGTGAAGAAACAAAATAGTGCTTTCTCAGCCCATTCGAAG ATTACATACAAAACAGAGTTATGTAAGTTTCATCCCAACTGCAATGAAGGTGTTGATTGTGTAAATGCTCATGGGGAAGCTGATAGAAGAGTGAATCAGCTTGAGCTTAATCCACATGTGCTTGCTGCTGTAATGAGTGTTGTGGAGGATGACAATCCTGAGTAA
- the LOC123897127 gene encoding uncharacterized protein LOC123897127 isoform X8 has protein sequence MDHQNVGHHQVDQNLRPIVEPYLPQNPHFNQAVPLIGQNLMPIIVYQPYHIPLAVPLIGQNLMPIIVYQPYHIPLAVPLIGQNLMPIIVYQPYHIPLESQNLNPMAQPYFPQPYHIPLAESQNLNPMAQPYLGSENIPGPSHAQTQAGPSQPQNEKPRGLPHVPAGRDYVIKPGHMFSKRYEDLFPEQYKDCANCRPNNNHFSFRANLVQPEDICVRCLVAVGHWSKDLYADYIDVKKQNSAFSAHSKITYKTELCKFHPNCNEGVDCVNAHGEADRRVNQLELNPHVLAAVMSVVEDDNPE, from the exons ATGGATCATCAGAATGTAGGTCATCATCAGGTAGACCAGAACCTTAGGCCTATAGTGGAGCCATACCTCCCCCAAAATCCTCACTTTAATCAAG CTGTTCCGTTGATTGGCCAAAATCTGATGCCAATAATAGTCTATCAGCCATATCATATTCCTTTGG CTGTTCCGTTGATTGGCCAAAATCTGATGCCAATAATAGTCTATCAGCCATATCATATTCCTTTGG CTGTTCCATTGATTGGCCAAAATCTGATGCCAATAATAGTCTATCAGCCATATCATATTCCTTTAG AATCTCAGAATTTAAATCCTATGGCCCAACCGTACTTTCCACAACCATATCATATTCCTTTAG CAGAATCTCAGAATTTAAATCCTATGGCCCAACCCTACTTAGGATCTGAGAACATACCGGGACCCTCTCATGCCCAAACTCAAGCTGGACCGTCACAACCTCAAAATGAGAAGCCAAGAGGCTTACCTCACGTACCTGCAG GAAGAGACTATGTGATCAAGCCTGGTCATATGTTCTCAAAACGTTACGAAGATTTGTTTCCAGAACAGTACAAAGATTGTGCTAACTGTAGGCCAAACAACAATCATTTTTCGTTTCGTGCAAATTTGGTGCAGCCGGAGGACATTTGCGTTCGGTGTTTAGTTGCTGTTGGGCACTGGTCCAAAGACCTATATGCTGATTATATTGATGTGAAGAAACAAAATAGTGCTTTCTCAGCCCATTCGAAG ATTACATACAAAACAGAGTTATGTAAGTTTCATCCCAACTGCAATGAAGGTGTTGATTGTGTAAATGCTCATGGGGAAGCTGATAGAAGAGTGAATCAGCTTGAGCTTAATCCACATGTGCTTGCTGCTGTAATGAGTGTTGTGGAGGATGACAATCCTGAGTAA
- the LOC123897127 gene encoding uncharacterized protein LOC123897127 isoform X7 — MDHQNVGHHQVDQNLRPIVEPYLPQNPHFNQAVPLIGQNLMPIIVYQPYHIPLAVPLIGQNLMPIIVYQPYHIPLAVPLIGQNLMPIIVYQPYHIPLAESQNLNPMAQPYFPQPYHIPLESQNLNPMAQPYLGSENIPGPSHAQTQAGPSQPQNEKPRGLPHVPAGRDYVIKPGHMFSKRYEDLFPEQYKDCANCRPNNNHFSFRANLVQPEDICVRCLVAVGHWSKDLYADYIDVKKQNSAFSAHSKITYKTELCKFHPNCNEGVDCVNAHGEADRRVNQLELNPHVLAAVMSVVEDDNPE, encoded by the exons ATGGATCATCAGAATGTAGGTCATCATCAGGTAGACCAGAACCTTAGGCCTATAGTGGAGCCATACCTCCCCCAAAATCCTCACTTTAATCAAG CTGTTCCGTTGATTGGCCAAAATCTGATGCCAATAATAGTCTATCAGCCATATCATATTCCTTTGG CTGTTCCGTTGATTGGCCAAAATCTGATGCCAATAATAGTCTATCAGCCATATCATATTCCTTTGG CTGTTCCATTGATTGGCCAAAATCTGATGCCAATAATAGTCTATCAGCCATATCATATTCCTTTAG CAGAATCTCAGAATTTAAATCCTATGGCCCAACCGTACTTTCCACAACCATATCATATTCCTTTAG AATCTCAGAATTTAAATCCTATGGCCCAACCCTACTTAGGATCTGAGAACATACCGGGACCCTCTCATGCCCAAACTCAAGCTGGACCGTCACAACCTCAAAATGAGAAGCCAAGAGGCTTACCTCACGTACCTGCAG GAAGAGACTATGTGATCAAGCCTGGTCATATGTTCTCAAAACGTTACGAAGATTTGTTTCCAGAACAGTACAAAGATTGTGCTAACTGTAGGCCAAACAACAATCATTTTTCGTTTCGTGCAAATTTGGTGCAGCCGGAGGACATTTGCGTTCGGTGTTTAGTTGCTGTTGGGCACTGGTCCAAAGACCTATATGCTGATTATATTGATGTGAAGAAACAAAATAGTGCTTTCTCAGCCCATTCGAAG ATTACATACAAAACAGAGTTATGTAAGTTTCATCCCAACTGCAATGAAGGTGTTGATTGTGTAAATGCTCATGGGGAAGCTGATAGAAGAGTGAATCAGCTTGAGCTTAATCCACATGTGCTTGCTGCTGTAATGAGTGTTGTGGAGGATGACAATCCTGAGTAA